One stretch of Thalassovita sp. DNA includes these proteins:
- the irrA gene encoding iron response transcriptional regulator IrrA, producing the protein MTVSPEATQRGSKWLAGAGLRPTRQRLALATLLVGDGQDRHVTAESLFASVRDNGESVSLATVYNTLRAFCEAGLMQEVTVDGSKSYFDTNTHDHPHFFWEDDGALTDAPAEQLKIIQLPEPPEGAEISAVDVVIKLRRKA; encoded by the coding sequence ATGACAGTATCGCCTGAGGCAACCCAGAGGGGCTCCAAATGGCTGGCAGGCGCCGGTCTCCGCCCTACAAGGCAGCGTCTCGCCCTCGCCACTTTGCTGGTCGGGGACGGGCAGGATCGCCATGTCACCGCTGAAAGCCTGTTTGCGTCCGTGCGCGACAATGGCGAAAGCGTCTCGCTGGCAACCGTCTACAACACCCTGCGCGCCTTCTGTGAGGCGGGTCTGATGCAGGAAGTTACGGTAGATGGCTCAAAAAGCTATTTTGACACCAACACCCATGATCATCCCCACTTCTTCTGGGAAGATGACGGCGCGCTGACCGATGCCCCGGCGGAGCAGCTGAAGATCATTCAACTGCCCGAACCACCCGAAGGCGCCGAAATCAGCGCCGTGGATGTGGTCATCAAACTGCGCCGGAAGGCCTGA
- the fabA gene encoding bifunctional 3-hydroxydecanoyl-ACP dehydratase/trans-2-decenoyl-ACP isomerase: MAQYPSSFDKDDLLKCARGELFGPGNAQLPAPPMLMMDRITEISEDGGAHGKGHVLAEFDITPDLWFFDCHFPGNPIMPGCLGLDGLWQLTGFNLGWRGWLGRGYALGVGEVKLTGMVRPDRKMLTYKIDFTKAIQTRRLTMGVADGIVEADGEVIYQVKDMKVALSES; encoded by the coding sequence ATGGCACAATATCCGAGCAGCTTTGACAAAGACGATCTTCTGAAATGCGCCCGAGGCGAGCTGTTTGGCCCCGGCAACGCCCAGCTGCCGGCCCCGCCGATGCTGATGATGGACCGTATCACCGAAATCTCGGAAGATGGCGGCGCCCACGGCAAAGGCCACGTGCTGGCCGAATTCGACATCACCCCTGACCTGTGGTTCTTCGATTGCCACTTCCCGGGCAACCCGATCATGCCCGGCTGTCTGGGGCTGGACGGTCTGTGGCAGCTGACCGGCTTCAACCTTGGCTGGCGCGGCTGGCTGGGCCGTGGCTACGCGCTGGGCGTCGGTGAGGTGAAGCTGACCGGCATGGTGCGCCCTGACCGTAAGATGCTGACCTACAAGATTGATTTCACCAAGGCGATCCAAACCCGCCGCCTGACCATGGGCGTTGCCGACGGTATCGTCGAAGCGGATGGTGAGGTGATTTATCAGGTGAAAGACATGAAAGTGGCCCTCAGCGAAAGCTGA
- a CDS encoding class I SAM-dependent methyltransferase, protein MIRYMWRTNAPLWVITFYLRHKLSNQLSGDNRVWAKKRAAFRAQAKSLEIDQDWFSRKLPIWLRAFKAVDLDTEAPLSCLEIGSWQGLSAHFMLTTLPNATLTCVDTWEGADEHLDRLRVDQPAMHRIEQSFDRNLASFADRLTKFRGTSQAFFSGGNAGPKYDLIYVDGSHHAEDVLLDAMEAFDVLKNGGLLIFDDYFWRYYPDASDNPASAIHTFLRQEQHQLELICVDRQVVVRKLESLA, encoded by the coding sequence TTGATCCGCTACATGTGGCGCACCAACGCGCCGCTCTGGGTGATCACGTTCTACCTGCGGCACAAGCTGTCAAACCAACTCTCCGGTGACAATCGGGTTTGGGCCAAAAAACGGGCCGCGTTTCGGGCGCAGGCCAAGTCTTTGGAGATCGATCAGGACTGGTTTTCGCGCAAACTGCCGATCTGGCTGCGGGCCTTCAAGGCGGTGGATCTGGACACTGAGGCACCGTTGAGCTGTCTGGAAATCGGCAGCTGGCAGGGGCTCTCAGCCCATTTCATGCTCACCACCCTGCCAAATGCGACGCTCACCTGCGTCGATACATGGGAAGGGGCGGATGAACATTTGGATAGACTTCGCGTCGACCAGCCCGCAATGCACCGGATTGAACAGAGCTTTGATCGCAACCTTGCCTCCTTCGCGGATCGGCTGACCAAGTTTCGCGGCACATCGCAGGCGTTTTTCAGTGGGGGAAATGCAGGACCCAAGTATGACCTGATCTATGTCGACGGCTCGCACCACGCGGAGGATGTGCTTTTGGATGCTATGGAGGCGTTTGATGTGCTCAAAAACGGCGGCTTGCTGATCTTTGATGATTATTTCTGGCGTTACTATCCCGACGCTTCTGACAACCCGGCAAGCGCGATCCATACCTTCCTGCGGCAGGAACAGCACCAGTTGGAGTTGATTTGCGTCGATCGGCAGGTCGTTGTGCGAAAACTTGAAAGTCTTGCGTGA